The Oncorhynchus clarkii lewisi isolate Uvic-CL-2024 chromosome 23, UVic_Ocla_1.0, whole genome shotgun sequence genomic interval GTGATCTATGAATGTGGTTCTTATGTGTGAAGTGAGTAGAAatgtaaagatttttttttttaagttgatAGTCCTTCCAGGATGGCCTCTTCAGTTTTCAAAGAATTGTGGTACACATGTTTTTGTCATTCTGCAAGAATTTAAGCTTGCGTAAATCCTCAGGAATGGTCCCCacaggttttgtgtgtgtgtgtgtgtgtgtgtgtgtgtgtgtgtgtgtgtgtgtgtgtgtgtgtgtgtgtgtgtgtgtgtgtctgatgataTATAGAGTTTTCTCGTATAAAAGTATAAACTGAATCAACCAAACGATGTCATCGAGCAACGTGCCATTACTAATAGTGGCAACGCCTGGTTGATAACAAAACTCCTTTGTTTCCTCAGCCAAACTCGTCGTAGAGACGGACACGTTTGGAAGTCGCGTGCGGATCAAAGGAGCAGAGACAGGACTCTACATCTGCATGAACAAGAGGGGGAAGCTGGTCGGAAAGGTAGAGAGAACAGTTCCTCTGAGCACTCCACTGAGGGTTATGATCATTTTCCATTGGCTCAGGCTTTCGAGGTTCTTTGTCGGTGGTTCCGCTGTTTGATTATATTGTAGTTCTGTTTGGGGGTTCTAAGACCAGTGGATTTTGTATGGCCAGTCTGCAACAGTTCTTACCATAGTTCAGTGTGGCCGTGGTTCTGTTTGTTGGTTCTCTAGTGCTAGGCTCCAGAACCGTCCACCTCTGGTAGGTTCTGCATGTGAGAGGGGTCGTTGTATGTTGTTGGAAGTCTCCTCCTCTGTGTAACGTGTTGTGGGTCCGAGggtgtctctgctcctctctcgcTGTGCTGGCTAATAAACAGGGCTGCCATCTCCGCCCCCCCACAGAACCCTGCCAGGTGCACCATCTGCCCTGAGCTGCCTCTCTCTGCCATACCGGCCCAGcaacagcctgtgtgtgtgtgtgtgtgtgtgtgtttaaattactatgtgtatatttgtgtatgtTGCACTTGCTAGCTGGCTGCATGAATGCTAGATTTATTTTTAACAGCCCATTTTGTCCATCTAGGTTGAGCTTGTTGAGCTAAGTTACTGTTGCCGGTGTGTGACGTGTCACAGTCCAGTGGATTTTGGGCTGGAGGGGTTGTGGGAGGACGCAGGGCCTAGCTACTGCTCACAATACAAGAGCACAAACTCCCTTCGCTCTCACTGTAGAAGCCAGcaggaaaataaaaaaatccacccTGTCGGACCATTTCTCAAAACGTAGAGATAGATAGAATGGATGCTAGTCAACCATGTATTTGATTGTACCGAAGGGAGACTAGTCTAGTTTATCCACACATGAAGCTGATAAAGAATTTGAACTCCTGAGGTATTTCTCCTATGATGGTGTCTTAGGCTGCTGACCCGTGAGTGGTCCTTGGTGCACTGCCTGCGTCTCTGTGTTTACTGAGGGGGGAGACTCATCGCTTACTGTCATCCCCCCTCTCTGATCTGGGCCTGTAATGGTTGTAGCATATGCTTCATGTGTGTGGGGAGGGCTGCAcgcatgtgtatttgtgtgtgtgtgtgcagggacaTACTGTTCGGGGGTAGCCTTCATACATCTGATATTTTCCATCTGTAAATCTTCATCGAAAGCTCCTTCAGAACCTCAGACTGACctggtatgtatgtgtgtgtgtgcgtgtttgtcttTCACAGAGAAATGGGCAAGGCCACGACTGCATCTTCTCAGAGATTGTCCTGGAGAATAACTACACGGCGCTGAGGAACGCACGCTACGAGGGCTGGTACATGGGTTTCACTAGACGTGGACGCCCTCGGAAAGGCTCGCGAACGCGGCAGCACCAACGCGAGGTCCATTTTATGAAACGATTGCCTCTGGGATCCCATCCCACCCATCCGGCCCAGCACAAGCCCTTTGACTTCGTCCACTACCCCTTCAGCCCCAGGACTAAACGCACACGCTTCTCAGCCGAACGCTGAGGGGGgtcagagagggaggaaaagaggaggaggaaaaactGACTGAAGCTGAAATGAACTCCTCTGTCCAAAACCTCTAGAGACATTCTTTTTTTGTACTGAACATTACTATATCTAACATGTAGTTTTTACAATTTTTTTCAGAAAGTAAAGAAAACAGAAACAAATAAGAAGTCTATTTTTGTACTTGAGACTTTTAGTACTGACCTGTGTTAAGTTGTTTCACATAACTCATCAGACATTTGGGGTGCTGACCTTTCTTCGTAGAGAGTGGACTTTTTATCATCTCTGTAATTTAGGTTGTGTTTTTACTTTTGTTTGACGGTTCAGAGTTGTTTGGACTCACACTTGCTGCTCCAAGAGACTTGAAGGGCCCTGATCGACCGTACTGCCAGAATATGCTGTGTTCAGcgacacatacagtacacccccaccccacacacgcacacgcgcacacacacacacacacacacacacacacacacacacacacacacacacacacacacaaagcataaATGCTGCGTTCAGGAGCTCAGTATTGGGTAATGTCGCGTTCAGTCTTACACACAGCCACGGCACCTCTGCTTTGAACACTGTGGTGTGCCCCTGCTACGTCTGGAATTCTATACAGACAAACACAGTTAAAGCAAACAGAGCTTTAAGGACACACAATGGAACATGTGGCAGCTACATTGATAATCACAGGTTTCTTGCTATAGTTCTAACTAAATTAGAGGTGTAAAAATGCATCGACATGTAGGAAACTCCCTTTGATTTTGTTGCCCTTTGGTTTGTCTGTTTTTATACATATATAAATCTATTTTTATTTGAGGATGTGTGCAAATAATTTTAATGACGGGATATTTATTTAAAATGTGTAATAAATGTACATTAGAATACTGATATTAAACTCTTGTTGGTTAAGTGGTTGTTGTACACTCATTGAACCGCCTTGGAAAGTGGAAGTGTCATTAAGCACACACTGGAGATGGCTTAAGTCACTCCACGCGCACACGCACAGGTCACTTGGATCACAAAAGCATTCTGATGATACGTAACACAGAAGGTCATCCCTTCCCAGCCTTCAAACCCTTTATGCATACATCTAAAACCCTTGAGCTCTGTTGTTAATAGAGATGTCTTTCTATTTGCAGTTTCTCTGAGTTGATCTTAGAAATGTCAACTTTAAAGTGGGAAATGTTTTCGTCCTCCAACCATGCAGTAGAAAAATATCTATCTGTAAAGTTTGATAAAGAGATTCCCTCCTGCTTCGCTCTGTTTGAAATTACCCCCCTAGAAGGCCAAGCAGCAGTCTATAGCAAGCAGTGTAAGACTACAGCAGGTCACTGATGTTGGAGCCCTTTAGCATATAGAAGAAGTGTGTTGGCCTTCTTCTGCTTGGTCCTCCTGAGATGATATCAATCTGTTTGTTTAAGGCTTTGGTTTCTCCAGGTTCAGTAACTGTCTCAGAGATGATAGCAATGTGTTTGTTTAAGGCTTTGGTTTCTCCAGGTTCAGTAACTGTCTGTGTCTCTTTGTGTGCAGACGGCTGTTTTTCTTTCATCTCACTCCTTTAACACCTCAGGGCTTAATCTGATTGGACAGCCCCgttgtgtgtgtttataatcTGATTGGACAgccccggtgtgtgtgtgtgtttgtttgtggacGGTGTCCTCATGGGTGGAGAGCTGTGCTGAGTGAGGGAGGTTGGGTTCTGACAACTCCTTGGCCACAGTGTCTCCAGGGATTCATTTCTTTCCAAGATGTCTTCTGAACCCTTCTGCTTCTCTTGCTCCCCCATATCAGACTAAGCAGAACTATCTTGCTACAGAAGGGTCTCTTGATGCAGCTCTGCATGGCAGAACAAGACCTGGTGATGCATCTCTGTAAAAACCCCACACATATCAGAATGAGGGGCAGCCAAGCGCAGCAGGCAGCTATTCAGTATCTTGATAtgactgtgtgttacagggaccACCTACCGACAGTGTAGAATCTTCGAAAAATGAACAGAAAATGACGTCCGATATTCTGGTTAGAGGCACTCGGTTGCACTCGGCCGTCCATCGTTCTGGTGTGTGTTCTACTTAAGGCATAGTAAGGCCTTCTGGTTGAGCTCTGTATGCCAGAGCAAAGTCTAATTATGGAACTCAATGAAGAGCAGCATGGCAGGCTTCACTGGCAACTTATACTTCAAGGAGTCTGTTCATTGTATATTCAAATTGGTAATGTCCCTTATTTGAAAGTCCAGAGCATTTATGTCTAAGATTTACTGCATATAATTCTGgggtgtcagggtagcctagtagcctagtgattagagcattggactagtaaccgaaaggttgcaagtttgaatccctgagctaacaaggtacaaatctgttgttcttcccctgaacaggcagttaacccactgttcctaggctgtcattgaaaataagaatttgttcttaactgacttgcctaaaggtaaaaaataaaaaacatacaacTATTTTTCAATGTTGACTGAATTCTGTTGTCTTGGGGAGGATCATTATCCCAAATGCCTTTTTTATTCTATGGTCAtgattttacccccccccccccccccacccttcctTTCTTACGCCTTACTATATCTTACCGTATCTAACCTCACATCTTAATTGTTAAGTCAGTGCTTAGGAGTTGAAATGCTCTTCCATACTTGAAGACTGAATTAAAAGGTCTATTCACAAAACTTGACATTAATCTGATTGAGTCCTTCCATGATGGATTAACAGGGTTTCTGTCCCCCTGGGCTCTCTGTAGTGACTCCCTAGTCTGCCCACTCTGTTACAGCTCTGTGTTGGTCCTATGACTTTAAAGTCCCAGAAGACACTGGGGAAGGAGTACGTTGTGGGAAAAGTCGCACCTTCTGTGTAGCCTGTGAAGCCTTGCAAATGCAGAGCAATTCTGCTGCAGAAACAGGGGGTAAAATTGCTTTCTTTCGTTTTTTATTGAGCCACAACCATCGTCCTTAACCCCAGATAAACAAGAACTACCTTCTTCATTTGCTTAGGGAGCAATTTAGCCCCACCCCCCCGCTGAGACAGGAGAATAGCAGGGGTGAGCAAGGAGCACGACCCTGCCTCCCTATGCAGAACTGCTGCAAAATGATGCAAACTGCCCTGCCCTGCAAACTCATAACATCTAAATATatcttaatttaaaaaaagtacAACTTTTGTGTGAGATCAAATACCACAAACTTTCCTTTATTATCATCCTGATCAGGAGACTCATACTGAGGTCTCAGGTATGTTTACCATCTACTTTTCTCAATATAGAGAATATTACAAAAAACAACAGGAAAACCACAATAAGCAGCAATCAATGACCAAGTGGGTTTGAGGTTTCTGTGTGTTTGACACTGTCCAGAAATAGTGCACAGTTAACTCCCGTTTTCTTCATTTCATTCTTGGAGCCTAGAATACTAGTTGTATTGATTTTCCTTCCATGTGACAGAGATCCCCCTTAAATCCATGTCCTTATTCTTCCTTCAATGTTAGGGAAGAGCCAGCAGCCAAACCAAGCTGAATAATTGAAACGCAAACACTGATCAAAGTGGAGCTCCAACTCATACGTTTCATTTGTTTATACGGGCCTTACCGGGAGACCTGTTGACTTTTCCAATTGGAGCTGTAAACTTTTGTTTGTCCATGCATTTCCAAGACTGATTGTCAGAATGATCTGAACAATTACCAGTTAAATGTGTTTGCCTGCTCAGGGAGAGTCCCCCCTCTCTGCCTTAAAAAGATCAAAAGGGAATACCACCCCCCCGCGTACCCCTCTgctccccagctctctcctccCAACCTCTTCATTTCCTTTTAGCCATGTCAGTTCAGCTGGAGACCCGACCCATAAATGATTTTTTTTAGATGTCCCAGTGTTTGGGACATGGCCTTTCAGTGTGTGCAGCTTTCAACAGAGGACACGTCTCTAAGAAACGATATGCATATTTCAGTGATGTGCCGTTATGCACAGCTGATCAAGGACTTTTGGGGCTGCCTGTTGTAACTGAAGGCTAGAGCACCCTTGTGATGTGAATGTGCACAAATGGATGCTAGTGACACGAAACTGTTGAGCTTTGCGACAGTTGAATGGTCGATATTAGTAGTAATTTCACCACTGTACAACTTTTGGTATTTTATTGCTTTTGGTCTTTGCATGCAGAGAGATTTAACATATGTGGTTCTCACATGATTTACAATGCATACAAACTTGTCCAGAGAAAATAAAACACTTTGGAACATTTTTGAAACCATTGTCCTTGCATTATAAAGCCTTTTCCACAGTACTCTTTTTCACAGTATTCTAGTATTTCACAGTTGGCATCATCCCAAGAACCGCAGGTGCTTTTTGCTTAGAAACAGTATTCGTCAGATACATACAGAGAGTCAATGatgttgttttttaaatcacAATGTTTTCTAAATCATAATGTTGATGTGGGATGTGGTTCCTATGGTCCTATAGTGGTTTGACCTGGTCACCTGAGTCTGACCTGGTCGCCATCCAGTTGTTGCAGGGAACTTGGTTTCAGTTCCGTCACCTCTCTATGAGCAACACAGTCACAACGCGGAATGAGCTAAGGTTACGCTGCCACTTTGGTCTAAATAGAAAGCGCCACCTAGAAGCTGCAAATCACACACCATGACCTCTGATCAAACAGCCTATCACATACCATAACCCTTGATCAAACAGCCTATCACATACCATAACCCTTGATCAAACGGGCCCATTGTGGCTGTAATAGAAAAACATGTCAGACAATGACAGCTTTA includes:
- the LOC139381515 gene encoding fibroblast growth factor 8-like; this encodes MRRLPSQLSYLFLHFFAFCYYAQVTNQSSPNFTQHVSEQSKVTDRVSRRLIRTYQLYSRTSGKHVQVLPNKKINAMADDGDVYAKLVVETDTFGSRVRIKGAETGLYICMNKRGKLVGKRNGQGHDCIFSEIVLENNYTALRNARYEGWYMGFTRRGRPRKGSRTRQHQREVHFMKRLPLGSHPTHPAQHKPFDFVHYPFSPRTKRTRFSAER